In one Juglans regia cultivar Chandler chromosome 11, Walnut 2.0, whole genome shotgun sequence genomic region, the following are encoded:
- the LOC108997258 gene encoding calreticulin-3-like isoform X2: protein MGENALAAASSSAFALNLLLFVSIWLSFQAHISNSEIIFEERFEDGWQSRWVKSDWKSNEGKAGSFKHTAGKWSGDPDDKGIQTFPDAKHYAISAKIPEFSNKNRTLVLQYSIRFEQDIECGGGYIKLLSGFVNQKKFGGDTPYSLMFGPDICGTQTKKLHVILSYQGQNYPIKKDLECETDKLTHFYTFILRPDATYSILIDNRERDSGSMYTDWDILPPRKLKDVNAKKPADWDDREYIEDPNAIKPEGYDSIPAEIPDPKAKKPDHWDEEEDGIWKPSKVPNPGYKGPWKRKKIKNPNYKGKWKTPWIDNPEFEDDPDLYVLKPIKYVGIEVWQVKAGSVYDNVLICDDPDYAKQVADEVFANREVEKEAFEEAEKVRKAREEEEAQRAREEGERRRRERGYDRRHRDRYRDRYRRDEL, encoded by the exons ATGGGGGAAAACGCTTtagctgctgcttcttcttcagCTTTTGCTCTCAATCTTCTATTGTTTGTGTCCATATGGCTTTCCTTTCAGGCACATATTTCCAACTCAGAAATCATTTTTGAAGAGCGGTTTGAAG ATGGCTGGCAAAGCCGCTGGGTTAAATCAGATTGGAAAAGTAATGAAGGCAAAGCGGGTTCTTTTAAACATACAGCTGGAAAGTGGTCGGGAGATCCTGATGATAAAG GTATTCAGACATTTCCTGATGCAAAACATTATGCGATATCTGCAAAGATACCAGAGTTCAGTAACAAGAACAGGACATTGGTCCTCCAATACTCCATAAGATTTGAGCAGGATATTGAATGTGGTGGTGGTTACATAAAGCTGCTCTCTGGATTTGTCAATCAAAAGAAATTTGGTGGGGACACTCCATATAG TTTAATGTTTGGACCAGATATATGTGGCACACAGACAAAGAAACTCCATGTCATACTTTCCTACCAGGGCCAAAATTACCCCATCAAGAAGGATTTGGAATGTGAGACAGACAAACTCACTCATTTCTATACATTTATACTTAGACCGGATGCAACATATAGTATCCTGATTGACAATCGGGAGAGGGATTCGGGAAGTATGTACACAGATTGGGATATTCTTCCCCCACGGAAACTTAAGGATGTCAATGCAAAAAAG CCTGCGGACTGGGATGATAGGGAATATATTGAGGATCCTAATGCGATCAAACCTGAG ggatatgattCAATTCCAGCAGAGATTCCTGACCCAAAAGCCAAAAAG CCTGATCATTGGGATGAGGAAGAGGATGGAATATGGAAACCCTCCAAGGTACCTAATCCAGGATATAAAGGACCATGGAAGCGCAAG AAAATTAAGAACCCCAATTATAAAGGGAAATGGAAGACTCCTTGGATTGATAATCCAG AGTTTGAAGACGACCCTGATCTCTATGTGCTTAAGCCAATTAAGTATGTGGGAATTGAAGTCTGGCAG GTAAAGGCTGGGTCAGTTTACGACAATGTTTTGATCTGTGATGACCCAGATTATGCAAAACAAGTTGCTGACGAAGTATTTGCCAATAGGGAG GTTGAAAAGGAGGCATTTGAGGAAGCTGAGAAAGTGAGAAAAGCACGAGAGGAAGAG GAAGCTCAAAGAGCAAGGGAAGAAGGTGAAaggaggagaagagagagaggttatGATAGACGTCATCGGGACAGATATAGAGACAGATATAGAAGG GATGAGCTTTAA
- the LOC108997260 gene encoding acyl carrier protein 2, mitochondrial-like, whose protein sequence is MAAVGSALLKHLRLRVQVQAVPRNPSYVLSFSEIRRRFFSEDVRGSFLDKSEVTDRVISVVKNFQKVDPSKVTPNANFQSDLGLDSLDTVEIVMALEEEFGFEIPDNEADKINSINLAVEFIASHPQAK, encoded by the exons ATGGCGGCGGTGGGGAGCGCTTTGCTAAAGCACCTGAGGCTGAGGGTGCAGGTTCAGGCCGTGCCCAGAAACCCTAGTTACGTGCTCTCCTTCAGCGAGATACGACGCCGTTTCTTCTCGGAGGACGTTAGGGGCTCCTTCCTCGACAAATCCGAGGTCACGGATCGGGTCATCTCCGTTGTTAAGAACTTTCAGAAGGTCGATCCTTCTAAG GTCACACCAAATGCCAATTTTCAGAGTGATCTTGGGTTGGATAGTTTAGATACTGTGGAGATCGTGATGGCACTTGAAGAGGAGTTTGGATTTGAGATTCCTGATAATGAAGCGGACAAGATTAACTCCATCAATCTTGCTGTTGAATTCATTGCTTCCCATCCTCAGGCAAAGTAG
- the LOC108997258 gene encoding calreticulin-3-like isoform X1, which yields MGENALAAASSSAFALNLLLFVSIWLSFQAHISNSEIIFEERFEDGWQSRWVKSDWKSNEGKAGSFKHTAGKWSGDPDDKGIQTFPDAKHYAISAKIPEFSNKNRTLVLQYSIRFEQDIECGGGYIKLLSGFVNQKKFGGDTPYSLMFGPDICGTQTKKLHVILSYQGQNYPIKKDLECETDKLTHFYTFILRPDATYSILIDNRERDSGSMYTDWDILPPRKLKDVNAKKPADWDDREYIEDPNAIKPEGYDSIPAEIPDPKAKKPDHWDEEEDGIWKPSKVPNPGYKGPWKRKKIKNPNYKGKWKTPWIDNPEFEDDPDLYVLKPIKYVGIEVWQVKAGSVYDNVLICDDPDYAKQVADEVFANREVEKEAFEEAEKVRKAREEEEAQRAREEGERRRRERGYDRRHRDRYRDRYRRHEPRDYLDDYHDEL from the exons ATGGGGGAAAACGCTTtagctgctgcttcttcttcagCTTTTGCTCTCAATCTTCTATTGTTTGTGTCCATATGGCTTTCCTTTCAGGCACATATTTCCAACTCAGAAATCATTTTTGAAGAGCGGTTTGAAG ATGGCTGGCAAAGCCGCTGGGTTAAATCAGATTGGAAAAGTAATGAAGGCAAAGCGGGTTCTTTTAAACATACAGCTGGAAAGTGGTCGGGAGATCCTGATGATAAAG GTATTCAGACATTTCCTGATGCAAAACATTATGCGATATCTGCAAAGATACCAGAGTTCAGTAACAAGAACAGGACATTGGTCCTCCAATACTCCATAAGATTTGAGCAGGATATTGAATGTGGTGGTGGTTACATAAAGCTGCTCTCTGGATTTGTCAATCAAAAGAAATTTGGTGGGGACACTCCATATAG TTTAATGTTTGGACCAGATATATGTGGCACACAGACAAAGAAACTCCATGTCATACTTTCCTACCAGGGCCAAAATTACCCCATCAAGAAGGATTTGGAATGTGAGACAGACAAACTCACTCATTTCTATACATTTATACTTAGACCGGATGCAACATATAGTATCCTGATTGACAATCGGGAGAGGGATTCGGGAAGTATGTACACAGATTGGGATATTCTTCCCCCACGGAAACTTAAGGATGTCAATGCAAAAAAG CCTGCGGACTGGGATGATAGGGAATATATTGAGGATCCTAATGCGATCAAACCTGAG ggatatgattCAATTCCAGCAGAGATTCCTGACCCAAAAGCCAAAAAG CCTGATCATTGGGATGAGGAAGAGGATGGAATATGGAAACCCTCCAAGGTACCTAATCCAGGATATAAAGGACCATGGAAGCGCAAG AAAATTAAGAACCCCAATTATAAAGGGAAATGGAAGACTCCTTGGATTGATAATCCAG AGTTTGAAGACGACCCTGATCTCTATGTGCTTAAGCCAATTAAGTATGTGGGAATTGAAGTCTGGCAG GTAAAGGCTGGGTCAGTTTACGACAATGTTTTGATCTGTGATGACCCAGATTATGCAAAACAAGTTGCTGACGAAGTATTTGCCAATAGGGAG GTTGAAAAGGAGGCATTTGAGGAAGCTGAGAAAGTGAGAAAAGCACGAGAGGAAGAG GAAGCTCAAAGAGCAAGGGAAGAAGGTGAAaggaggagaagagagagaggttatGATAGACGTCATCGGGACAGATATAGAGACAGATATAGAAGG CACGAACCTCGTGATTACTTGGATGATTATCAT GATGAGCTTTAA